The genomic interval GAACACCCGGGCGAACTGTTCCAGCTCGGCGGCACGTAATGCCTCGAAGCCACTGGAAAGCTCATGGCGGCCGTTGAACAGCCGATTGATGTCCTGCTCGATGAACCGTTCGCCCTTGCGGATCGCCGCCGGGTTGCCAAACAGGAACAGCAGCCGTGCCTTGGGTTTGATCTTGCCGTTGGCCACACCGTGCAACAGCCGTTCGAGCAATTCGATCGGCGCCGTTTCGTTGCCATGAATGCCCGCAGACAATAACAAGTCCAGCCCGCAATCATCGCTTTCGGCGGGGCGCACTTCGAGCGCGCCCTCCCCCAGCCAGCGCAAACGCGCGCCCTTGGGTGTCACTTGGGTCTTCTCGGCCGGTTCGTGATCGGTGAGTGTCAGCTCAAGCAATTTGCCAAGGGCGAGCATAGGGGCTTCCTTAGTGGTGGTGGCCGCAGTCAGGGCCATGGACGTGATCGTCGTCTTCGCCAACCTCGGCCGGCTCCATTTCCAGCTGCAGGCTGACCAGGTTGGTGGCCATCGGGCGCAGCAGCAGGTTGGCGTACTCGGTGTCATCTTCATCGACATCTACACCGATCAGCAGCTGGCCACGGCCGTCCTGCTGAATCCACACTTCCTTGCCTTGCCAGACCACGGCAAAACGGGTGCAGGAGGTTTCCAGCTGGGTGCCGTCTTCATCTTCAAGGATCAGGCGCAGGGCATCGGTCATTGCAAAGTCTCTCTTCAAGGTTGGCGTTGGAACGGGTATACCGAGCCCAACTTCAGGATCTGGGTCAATTCGTCCAGTGCCGTACGGCATTCCACCAGCAACTGCGGGTCGGCCAGGTCCGCTTCGCCCAGGCGATCGCGGTAATGCTTGTCGACCCACTGCACCAGGGTGTCGTACAGCGGGGCGGTCATGATAACGCCTTGGTTCACCGCCGCCAGTTCCGATTCCTTCAACGCCACGCGCAGACGCAGGCAAGCCGGGCCACCGCCGTTCTGCATGCTTTGCTTGAGGTCGAATACCTTGACCTCCCTGACCGGGCCACCTTGGCTGGTCAGCTGGCCCAGGTAGGCCCAGACCCGCTCGTTGTTGCGGCACTCCTCCGGCACCACCAGCAGCATGGAGCCGTCATCGCGGCTGAGCAACTGGCTGTTGAACAGGTAAGAGCGCACGGCATCCTCTACCGCCACCGCCGCACGTGGCACACAGATGGCCTGGAAGTGGCCGCCCTTGTTGGCCAGTTTAGCGCGCAGCTGACCAAGCACCGCGTCGGTCTCGAGGAACGCGTCCTCGTGATAGAACAGCACTTCGCCGTTGCCCACCGAAATCACGTCGTTATGGAACACGCCCTGATCGATCACGGCGGGGTTCTGTTGAGCGTAGACCACACCGCCATCGCTCAACCCATGCAACCGGGCCACGGCCTGCGAAGCCTCCAGGGTTTGCCGGGCCGGGTACTTCTGCGGCGCCGGGTAACGGCTGTCGAAGGCACTGCGGCCATAAACGAAAAACTCCACGCCGGGGTCACCATAAGCACGGCAGAAGCGCGTGTGGTTGGCCGCGCCCTCGTCACCGAACTGTGCCACGGCCGGCAATGCTGCGTGGTGGGCAAAGTGTTTCTCGTTGTTGAACATGGCGCCCAGCACACGGCTGGTGGTCGGGTGCTCGATGCTGCGGTGGTACTTGCAGTTCAGGTTGGCGGCGGTGAAGTGCACGCGGCCATCCACCGTGTCGGCACTGGGGCTGACCGTGGCCGCATTGGCCACCCACATGCTCGAGGCCGAGCAGCTGGCCACCAGCAACGGCATGGCGTCTTTCGCAGCACGCTGGATGACCTCGGCATCGCTGCCGCTAAACCCCAGGCGGCGCAGCGCGGCCACATCCGGGCGCTCTTGCGGCGCCAGCACGCCCTGCTTGAAGCCCATGTCGGCCAGCGCTTTCATTTTTGCCAGACCTTGACGCGCGGCTTCGCGCGGGCTGGAACCCTGCTGGCTGTTGCTCTGCGAAGCCACGTTGCCGTAAGACAGGCCGCCATAGTTGTGGGTAGGCCCCACCAGGCCATCAAAATTCACTTCATAGGATTTCATCGGCTAGGCTCCGTGACCTGTTGTTATAGGGTGACGCCCGGCGTGAGTGTCGCCGGCAAGGCAAGGCTGGCGGTCTCCAGCGAAGCCACGGGGTAAGCACAGTAGTCAGCCGCGTAGTAGGCACTGGCGCGGTGGTTGCCACTGGCACCCACGCCACCGAACGGCGCGCTGCTGGCGGCGCCGGTCAGTTGCTTGTTCCAGTTGACGATGCCGGCGCGGCTTCGCAGCCAGAAGTACTGGTAGCGGGCACGCGAGTCGGACAGCAAGCCGGCGGCCAGACCGAACTGGGTGTTGTTGGCTTCATCGATGGCGGCATCGAAGTCGGCGTAACGGATCACCTGCAACAGCGGGCCAAAGAACTCCTCGTCCGGGCGCTCGGCCACGCCTGTGACATCGACAATGCCCGGGGTCAGCAGCGCGGCATCGGCCTGCGGCTGGGTCATTTCCAGCAGCTTCACGCCACCCTTGGCGGCCAGTTCGGCCTGGGCCGCAATCAGCGCTCGCGCCGCCTGCAGCGAAATGACCGAGCCCATGAACGGCGCTGGCTGATCGTCAAATGCACCCACCGTGATGGTTTTGCACACCTCGACCAGGCGTGCGATCAGCGCATCACCCCAGGCGCCTTGCGGCACCAGCAGGCGCCGCGCGCAGGTGCAACGCTGCCCGGCAGAAATGAACGCCGACTGGATAATGGTGTACACCGCAGCGTCGAGGTCCTTGACCTCGTCTACCACCAGCGGGTTGTTGCCCCCCATTTCCAGGGCCAGAATCTTGTCCGGGCGACCGGCGAACTGCTGGTGCAGCAAGTTGCCGGTGCGGCTGGAACCTGTGAAGAACAGGCCATCGATCCCCGGGTTGGCGGCCAGTGCCACACCGGTTTCACGCGCGCCTTGCACCAGGTTCAGCACGCCCGCCGGCAGGCCGGCGGCGATCCAGCAGTTGACGGTCAGCTCGGCGACCTTGGGCGTCAGCTCGCTGGGCTTGAACACCACGCAGTTACCCGCCAGCAGCGCCGGCACAATATGGCCGTTGGGCAAGTGACCGGGGAAGTTGTAGGGGCCGAACACCGCCACCACGCCATGGGGCTTGTGCCGCAGCACGGCCGTGGCGTCGGCCAGCGGGCCGCTCTTTTCCCCGGTGCGCTCGCGGTAGCTTTGTACCGAGATCGCCACCTTGTTGATCATGCTGGT from Pseudomonas fortuita carries:
- the astB gene encoding N-succinylarginine dihydrolase, with the protein product MKSYEVNFDGLVGPTHNYGGLSYGNVASQSNSQQGSSPREAARQGLAKMKALADMGFKQGVLAPQERPDVAALRRLGFSGSDAEVIQRAAKDAMPLLVASCSASSMWVANAATVSPSADTVDGRVHFTAANLNCKYHRSIEHPTTSRVLGAMFNNEKHFAHHAALPAVAQFGDEGAANHTRFCRAYGDPGVEFFVYGRSAFDSRYPAPQKYPARQTLEASQAVARLHGLSDGGVVYAQQNPAVIDQGVFHNDVISVGNGEVLFYHEDAFLETDAVLGQLRAKLANKGGHFQAICVPRAAVAVEDAVRSYLFNSQLLSRDDGSMLLVVPEECRNNERVWAYLGQLTSQGGPVREVKVFDLKQSMQNGGGPACLRLRVALKESELAAVNQGVIMTAPLYDTLVQWVDKHYRDRLGEADLADPQLLVECRTALDELTQILKLGSVYPFQRQP
- the astD gene encoding succinylglutamate-semialdehyde dehydrogenase codes for the protein MTTHYIAGNWLAGQGEALQSLNPVTQAVIWQGQGADASQVEAAVQAARRTFPAWAQLSLEARIDVLEKFAEQLKKHAEALAQCIGEETGKPLWESATEVTSMINKVAISVQSYRERTGEKSGPLADATAVLRHKPHGVVAVFGPYNFPGHLPNGHIVPALLAGNCVVFKPSELTPKVAELTVNCWIAAGLPAGVLNLVQGARETGVALAANPGIDGLFFTGSSRTGNLLHQQFAGRPDKILALEMGGNNPLVVDEVKDLDAAVYTIIQSAFISAGQRCTCARRLLVPQGAWGDALIARLVEVCKTITVGAFDDQPAPFMGSVISLQAARALIAAQAELAAKGGVKLLEMTQPQADAALLTPGIVDVTGVAERPDEEFFGPLLQVIRYADFDAAIDEANNTQFGLAAGLLSDSRARYQYFWLRSRAGIVNWNKQLTGAASSAPFGGVGASGNHRASAYYAADYCAYPVASLETASLALPATLTPGVTL